The DNA sequence TAACCGAGTATGTGACATCCTGAAAGCGGAGCATCCCACCTGGGATGATGAGCAGCTTTTCCAGACAACACGCCTCATCATCATTGGTGAGCTGGAACACAGTTGTGAAGGAATAGTTTTGTGTTGATGGGTGAGCTTTAGAGGTACTGTTTGGCAGAGTTTGttacttttggacagagccaggctagctgcgATTTCAATCATAATAAGCTATAGGCTGTAGCTTCAATTTTAACTTGCAGATATGAGAGTGCTATTGATCTTTTCAACAAATtataggcaaaaaaaaagcttactaaaatgaacaatttcttcaatgaattataatttttttatttaatttttctagTGCTGGTGTGCTTGATGTTTAACGATGATCTGTTTTAATTCAGCACACTCCCACATAAGATCAAGGATGATCATCCAATTGGAGTTAACTTGAACCTCTTCTGTTGTGACTCAATGTCACGTAGGTGGTTTAATAATTACTATCACTACCAATGAGCATTCTTTGCTTTTAACATGTCTGCCCTCTTTATGTCTCTGCTTGTTTCCCCTCAGGTGAGACAATAAAAATAGTGATAGAGGAGTATGTGCAACACCTCAGTGGATACCTGCTGCAGTTGAAATTTGATCCCACCCTGCTGTTTAACTCCAACTTCCAGTATGGGAACCGTATTTCTCTGGAGTTCAGCCAGCTCTACCATTGGCACCCTTTGATGCCTGAGAGCTTCTTTATTAACGGAGAGGAATTGGCATACTCGCAGTTCATCTTCAACACTTCTGTTCTCACAAACTACGGCATTGAGAAGCTGGTGGATGCCTTCTCTCGGCAAGTTGCTGGCCAGGTAACAAACCACTGACGATGTAACATAATTATGCAGtgaaaaatgtttagtttttagtgTACTGTTTGGAAAGTTACCATAGTTAAAACCAACTCTTAGTTAAAACTATGGGATAGAATCTGAAGTATAACGTGCTTCGAATATCCACgtgtaacgtttttttttttttacattcatactTAACGCCTTCCTGTTTTGCTGGATTTGTATCCTGTTAGTGAAGTGTGGAGTGTTAGTGAAGATAACGGAGGGTGACTGCTGTTTTGTTATAGTTGTGTGACTAACTGATGATGTTTGGGAATAGTATATCTCTGCTTCTGCTTTATGTTATGCTGAACCCAAAATATACTATTTAATAAGAGTGAACCAATGTGAACAGTTGCAGCTACAAAAATGGTTTATTTGCTGAGCCGTAACAAATATTGATATTGTTTTTGCATTGCCTGCCACATAAGAGATGTATATACTACCTGTAAAGAACTCTGTTAATTACACATAGATTATTAAATGAGTCGTAGcctacatatacatacatgctaAATTTAAAACTTAATACAAAGTAAACATACACAACCCAGGCGCTTCCAGACATATCAAAGGAAATCAACGTGAGCTGCTCAGTGCTCCATAACAACCCTGTCTATACTGATTTAATTTGTGTATAAAAGGCAAGAATTAATTTGAAGATTAATATATGTGCAGTATAGATATCTGATAATGTTGTAATTATGAGCATGctgtgaataaatgaatgatgtCCTTTTTACAggatacaaacattttaaattgcagACTGATGTGCAGAGAGACCTGACATTTTGATctattagttttatttatttttctaattgcacatttaaatatttcaatgatGTATTCATCTGGCATTTAGATCAGGCTAAGTTAACTCAACGTctaacagatttttaaaatcacaatattgtattttgaataatgccattttttatatttgatacCTAATTGTCAGAAATTTGTCCTACTAGATTGGCGGTGGTCATAACATCAATGCTGCCGTGACCAACGTGGCTGTGAGGACCATAAAGGAGTCCCGCCAACTCCGCATGCAGCCCTTCAACCAGTACAGGAAGCGATTTAACCTCAAGCCATACACATCGTTTAGACAGTTCACTGGTAAGAGAAACATCCCTGTGTACAGGCCACACAACACGAAGTGCAACAAAGCATatcattttttcacttttaaaagtcCCTGAAGAAAAGCAGCTGAGCACACATTCTAGAGAATGAATGGCATCCACTCCCTTTAAAGGCATTTCCTTAAAGACTATCCTCCATTGCTATCATTTGCTTTAACAATATCTTCCATAGTGATCCTCTGAAGCATAGCAATGGATCCCTAATGCCATGCTTCTTGCATGGATAAAAAGTAGTGCTTGGTGCATTcaatgtttttactgtattaacTGTGCAGTACTTGTGATTACATTTGCAGATAACGAGGAGATAGCACGCGAGCTTGAAGAATTCTACGGTGACATTGATGCTCTTGAATTCTATCCTGGTTTGCTTTTGGAGAAAACACGACAGGGGGCCATATTTGGAGAGAGCATGGTCGAGATGGGTGCTCCCTTCTCCCTTAAAGGGCTCATGGGAAACCCCATATGTTCTCCGGACTACTGGAAGCCCAGCACCTTTGGAGGCAAAGTCGGCTTTGACATAGTAAACTCTGCCACACTGAAGAAGCTGGTCTGTCTAAACACCAGGACGTGTCCTTATGTGGCGTTTAAAGTTCCAACAAAGCAGCAATCACAAAGAGGGAATGGTGACAGTAAAGTGAGGACCGATGAGCTATGACATTTTGCAGACACCAGAAGGTTACAGTTTTGAGATCCATTTATTAAAATGAGGCTGCtgctaaaaaaataagtgtttaaGATGTTTTGTGAACCAACACATCAGTGAATTCACAAAGAGATCATTTTTGTTAACTACTTTATGCCTGAAATACCATCATGTTCACACTGTCCAGTAATAAAAAGGTATGTACTGTCtgtagatttattttaaaactaatgATATGACCATTCATTGAAATAAAGCTATAGACCCAAAGTGGATTACTGTCCATTCATTTAAATTGGCAGGTattaaaatctttgttttgacTATCCATTGTTCTGTACCGCTACATTTCCACTTTCAGCTCTCACCCACTGTTTCTTGTGaatcatgtgtttattttggctGAAGGTGTatggtaaaacaaaaagaattagTAAAACAGaatgttcaaaaacacagtgttgattttcaacattTAGGTAAATTAGGATACATGTTAGATGATTCATGTCAGGGACCCACCAGAAAATCCATAGATTTTGTTgtttaagattatttaaaatatgtcataAATTTGTATTAACAAAAGGGAGACTGACCCTATAATTCAATCATTGGTAGACTATTATGGTATGgtataaaatatttttcaaaaagggaATCATAATAAAAATCCAAATATTTCACTTTCCAGTTTTAGTGAACCTTGCAGCTGTGGCGCAAGTAGttatagtagttgtagtagtagtgcGAAGTATATTATCTATCGTATTTGACAGTCATTTTGCCCTCTTATTGTAAAGGTGGGAACTGCACTTCCAGCATTTTCCTACATTTTCATACGTCAGTGGGATGAACGTGCTGTCGTGTTTCCTTTAAGTGCTCTCAGTAAAGTTCaactttaaaaactgaaaaagaatatTACCCTATTACGATCATACTTTGAAATACAACTTTCGATGGCAAGGACGCCAGAAAGACCTAGGCAGCTCACTAATTTTGAGTGGCTGTTGTTTGGTTGATTTATTTGATACTTACTAAAACGTAAAGTGTAAATGTGCGCATATGGGCATATATTTGTGTTTCCAAAGATGTAACAAACATCCCAGATTTAGTGACCATAAATATCATTATTGCAACTCCTGAGCTAGCTAAATGTCAGTTCTCTATGTACTTGCACTTTATAATTACGACATTTACGTGAACCTTAAAGGCATCATAATCCAGGAGATTGGTTTGCTGCAGCTAAACCAGCAGCTAAACTAGACTGAGAGCAGTTGGGAGTTGGTGTTATTCTTTAACGGTAGCTGGTCAGAAAATCAAGGTAAAATCAAAACTAATCGTTAATAAGTACTGGGCTCTTTGCTTCTGTagtggtatatatatatatatatatttggataGATGAATTTAATCTACACTTGGTTAATGGTTAGTTTATGTTTACTGGTTGTCACAGAAAGGAAGTGTAAGAAATGCTAGCTATTTTAGCTAGTTGGCTAAGGCTAATCTAGCTCACGTTTACAAAAACTAGCCGTGACTATCGGTTCGGCCCGTGTCCTACTTAATAAATGATATTGTTGCATTGTTTATGTTCGCTTTCAGTAGCGTTTAGACAATTGACGAAATAGAAATAAGAGTTACGAGCTTGTTAACGATATTACCCGATTTAGCTGTTGTAACGTTGGCTAGCTGTCATATCGCCGGAAATTCTCAGACTATTTAGGCTTTGGCTTTAGGCCTTCGTTactgtttgcatgtgttgacattttattcaaatgCAGCGGAGACATAAGGTTTTGTATTGTCACCTAATGGCAACATTATTAAACATAAGAGCTGAAGTTGGGCATAAGATTGTCTATTATTTTGCTGCCTCACCACTGGTAGCGTTAAGTAAATAAGAGGGATTTATCAGGGGGCCATTGTCACTCCATCTGTGCACATGAGTTGGCTTATATACGACTCAGTGCACCATTAAAGGCCTTTCAGTCTTTAGTTGACACTTATTATAAACTATGTTTAGATGTCCTATATTTGAAATAAACCCTTACTGTTCAACCTTTGACAGCTCGGATGGCTGTCAATCTGGATTATTGTGATCCAGTGAGTGATGTTCTCTGCCATACTAGTGTGTTTATCTGAATAGGTTGTATCTATGAggcttaaaaataaaacaaattgcagCATTATCTCACTGTCAACTGCAATGCTCATGCAAGTTATTTGTTAAATTACCCAACAAAATAGATCTATTAGATAAGTTCATATTGATATTACTTTGTACAGACCTTTCTTTGCATGCTGTACAAAGATAATTAACATAATGATACCATCTAACATGAAAGCATTTATCTTAGCGTTGTGTCCTGTACCAAGTTGTATATTATAAGTTGTTAGTGAGTTGGATCTGTGCTCTAACGCTTTACTGCTGCTCTTAGGTGAGCCGTTGTCATGACGACTTTAGATGACAAGCTTCTCGGAGAGAAGCTGCAGTACTACTATAGCAGCAGTGAGGACGAAGGCAGTGACAAcgaggaggaggatggggagAACAAGACCATCAGGGATGCTAGCGTCACTGAGCCTGAGATAGACTACAGTGCCGATGGAAGTGCTGTCAACACGGGTACTAatacaagcacgcacacacagaaaaatactgTCCTAATAAGACCACTGTGCATAACTGTGTCAGAATTACAGTAACTGTGACAATGGCGTCTCTCCTTTAGGACCAAAGGGTGTCATCAATGACTGGAGGAAGTACAAGCAGCTGGAAGTGGAGCAGAAACAAGAgcagaaaagagagatggaaagacTGATCAAGAAGCTGTCGATGACCTGTCGCTCAGACCTCGACctggaaaaagacaaagagaaacagaaagatatGCAGGACAAAATCAAAGGAAAAGTAAGTAGGATGAggacaaaatatataaacatgGGGGGGAAAAAGGCTTGTGAAAAGCTCCCTTAGATTAAAGATTTTGTTCCTCAAATTCCAGCTTGAAATTTTGCCACACTTGCTATGGGAAAAAGGCTAAATAAAGGCAAGATACTAATTAAAGACGGCTTGATTAACATCCTAATTTCtgactattattattgttatagaTAAGTGACACACTTGGTTTCACTATGCATTAATGCAGCTGCCAACTATTTGACTTATTTCCTAAGAAAGAAGTTTCCTATAAAAGTTATAATAAGCCAATTTAGAACAAAAGCTAACCTTCTGCTGGTTGTAGTCATTTACTGGACAGACAGAGTGGTATAAATCTTCTAATCTAATTTTCTATAAGAatgcatatttcccaaaacCTTAAACTGTTCCTTTTACTAACTGcatgttttttcctctctgtctacTACACAGATGACCATGCAAGAGTACAACATGCTccaggaagaagaggatgacGAAGACTTCCTCCAGCATTACCGTCTGCAGCGCATTGAAGAGATGCGGCGTCAGCTCTGTCGTGGCAAACGCTTTGCGCAGGTCTATGAGCTTAACAGCGGAGAGGACTTCCTGGAGGCTTTGGACAGGGAGGACCAAAGCATACTGGTCATGATCCACATCTATGAGCCGGATGTCCCAGGCTGTGAGGCCATGAGAGGCAGTCTGATGTGTCTGGCTCAAGAATACCCGCTGGTCAAGTTCTGCAGCGTACGCAGCTCGGCCATCAGCACCAGCGCACTTTTCAAGGAAAGTGCTCTGCCTGCTCTTCTTGTTTACAAAGGAGGGGACCTGATCGGCAACTTTGTGCGGGTCACAGACCAGCTCGGGGAAGACTTCTTTGCTGTAGACCTGGAGGCCCTTCTGCAGGAGTACGGCCTGTTGCCTGACAAGGCCCGCATCGTCCCGAAGACGGTTCGCAATGGAGCTATCGTACAGAACAATGTGAGCGATGAAGACTCCGACCTTGATATAGACTAGAGCCATAATATCTAATATGCATCAAGCTTGGGAAACATGCGTACACAGTCTTCATTGACTATAGatcatttttatgtgtgtggatTCAGTAGCAATGGGGGACTAAGCCAGGATTACATTGAAGCAGAAGCAAAAGTTAAGGCACACAAAATATCATGGCCCTGTGAGTTTTATCATGACATCAATCTATAGTAAACATaagttaatattaataaaagtacattttggcCATTAATAATATTGAGGACCAGTTATACACCGTGAGAATGATGTAGATGTTAggttaaatgttttctttgagCTGTGACTGTAAACTATTTATTCATTGTGTAAAAACACATTCCCTGTTTAGTTTCTCGTGCATCTTTGTtgtattaaatgtgtttaaatctGTAGAATACGAATCCTGCAGCCCAAACTGACTTGTAGTTagttttataacttttatatGTGCTGTACCATTTCAAATAGTGGGAAGAATAAACAAACGTTTGAACTCACAGCctgttgtatttttcatttatcaGTGGTCCGAGGTAGgtattatggaaaaaaaaaaaggagaatctCAGGAaagttaaagctgcactaaacATTTTTATACTAATAGTGGATTGACTGATTAAGAGTTATGTGAAAGGGTTGTAACAAACCCACAGATAATTGTGAAGTAGCTCTCCGGTCCCATTGATCCATTGAGCATTTTAAATTAGTGGGGGTTTATCGACCCACAAACTGCTCTCATCAACCTTGTTTCAAACTGAGTATTCAGCAAAagaaagctctgataaacccactaTATGCTACCTGCTCCGCACCAGACCAAGACCAACTtaaactagctggtgaacacagttgagcatttagcagctaaagagccagctATTTCCCTGAGGAGTTAGTGGAGTCCAAAACAAAGCAAGAAAGAATTGATTATTGGTATTTGTAGGGCGGCCTGAATCCCAACTTCAaattaaagatgcagtaggtcagacttataaaactaactgtcatatttgctgaaactgaccctattttcaagtattaaaaaaagaaaaaaaatctgtctccTCCCTATAGCCTGTAGTgcaatttgcaaaaatccacagctccctgttcagattCTCCAATCGGGGCCTGGCGGTCTAACTATGTCAacagcatagacagttaaagaagtgggcCAACAGaccccgttgttctggacggagaccactgaaagaaaatagaagcacttttccggtgatggctaggcgttactgcgcagcctccaactgggCTTGACGACGTAGTTGTGACTTGGCCAACGtatctgaaagttgtaagtcttctagtagctgtgccaagagaagtcaatcattcccaatcagcagagacagagagcgtaggtatatgttaggagataacagacacaggctaattattgctaactaacatggtaattaacattagtaattaaacataaacagcctatggaagtccaaactgtctgagTAATTATCCTGACAACACGTggatttgtcgactatgcgacGGTAAATCGCGTGGTTATGGCACAATCGTTaacctatttttacaaaaacgtctgctacggagccataatgtgACATACAAGATAATGGAGCActtttaaacattgttgtgtttctttagaaacaaacaatggataaatagagtcttgaaacgcttcagatgtaaagttatttactgtcaaagttgcgtcaaaatgaatggcagtcaatgggatgctaatggcgggtgatggcttggtagcattaaaatggcgccatgggagcaatgtttagagaggagaggcttacccccttggacAATAGAGACCCAAAGTCACGCCCCTTCTGGTGGACTTCATGGGACcttaatttggaaaaaatatgaatgggaGTGAACGGGGAgaggcactttaaaaaaagtgtctctCCCAATTGATTTCAAATATGATGTTAGTTAATtcaaaatatatgttttcaacagaagaaagaaaaacctaCTTTCTGAAAGTCTAGCCATAGGTTTGTCATAGTACCaattagttttgtgtgaaaccgctcagtgaactacatctctttCTCACAAGATTTACGTCACCTAGCTTGATGCTCaatgtgctagctagctagcaagctagcttaGCTCTGTTCCACAACACATAACGTAACATTATcttaccagtttttttttttccagtgaagGGTTTTCAGCAGATAGGCAAAAGAAGAAGCAAGATAAGCTGCTGATCTTAGTAACGTTACTTCCCCggtacagtacacacagacTTTGTAGCTTCAGTGAGACGTCATCCATGCGACATTGAAGTGTGTAGTCTTTCTAATTAAGTATTTTCACAGTCTTAtactttaacagtttaacaataaactgagattttctttgtaaaaaaaaaaaaaaaaagtagctgtCCCACGGACTCTCTATAGACCTTTTTcccttgtcatagtaggaaaagcacagctgaaatgaaCAACCTTAacgatggctgaattccatcaAGTGTACCAGTGAAAGCTATtacagtgagtcagcatgcacaataccagggtctctcctaagtggaatgcagccatcattaatggttttgaatacacctgtgtttttcctactatgacatgtcatcATGTCTGCTGTCAAAAAGGTCTATCACTGCTCAGGCACAAACATACGTTCTCCCTCGTGGGGGGAGGGGTTTCAGAGACCGTTTGGGCTTTAGAAGAAAGGGGggtgtcggtacacgatccgtcccgCCTAcacgttctgcgcatgcgcagatgctaattgtgttttacgaggcttcacgacactgcacgatccgtcctgcacatgcgcaagatttgttgcaaaaatccttgattatgcggcacattttcttcaaaaattcaatagaatatctCGAATATTTAAGGGATGAAATTGCGGGCACTTGGGACAACTGCGGTTtaaggaaaaaaggaatgtgtttttcttgttgtgcaattgcgtcacttcataacattaccatggcaacaggggaaatggctgcctagtgtaaagtaaacacaacatttttcaacttactgttaagatatttgtgactttaagcaacaaaaatcatgcaagccccgcattattttgcatgtaaatctgcaattttttgcagcaaaataaattgccccccgcgtaaaaatgcggactttggctgatttcaaacgagtgcatgtcaatgtaacgtgtaacaataaaatgaaacatgatttgaggcttgttaatgtggtgctggaatattctttttactgGCCTGGAccctgtatttgtcttgcaaatgttttattttttatttttttaaatgctttgactttccctcagtcaaaaagaattcccattccacatgtaatcaaatgttaatgtaacaactccttt is a window from the Etheostoma cragini isolate CJK2018 chromosome 16, CSU_Ecrag_1.0, whole genome shotgun sequence genome containing:
- the pdcl gene encoding phosducin-like protein — its product is MNASACLGSVCALLLLLRVPACRGDEVTSNTVNPCCYFPCQHWGVCVRYGDDKYECDCTRTGYSGENCTVPEFWTRVRQLFKPSPDVLHYTLTHFHWLWDIINYTFLRDVLMRLVLTVRSTLIPNPPTFNSKYGYLSWESYHNLSYYTRLLPPVPQDCPTPVGVKGKAGLPDPELLVERLLKRRTFRPDPQGSNLMFAFFAQHFTHQFFKTYNRMGLGFTKALSHGVDAGHVYGDNLKRQLHLRLHKDGKLKYQLVDGQMFPPSVADAPVRMSYPAGIPLKRQMAIGQEVFGLLPGLGMFATLWLREHNRVCDILKAEHPTWDDEQLFQTTRLIIIGETIKIVIEEYVQHLSGYLLQLKFDPTLLFNSNFQYGNRISLEFSQLYHWHPLMPESFFINGEELAYSQFIFNTSVLTNYGIEKLVDAFSRQVAGQIGGGHNINAAVTNVAVRTIKESRQLRMQPFNQYRKRFNLKPYTSFRQFTDNEEIARELEEFYGDIDALEFYPGLLLEKTRQGAIFGESMVEMGAPFSLKGLMGNPICSPDYWKPSTFGGKVGFDIVNSATLKKLVCLNTRTCPYVAFKVPTKQQSQRGNGDSKVRTDELAVVMTTLDDKLLGEKLQYYYSSSEDEGSDNEEEDGENKTIRDASVTEPEIDYSADGSAVNTGPKGVINDWRKYKQLEVEQKQEQKREMERLIKKLSMTCRSDLDLEKDKEKQKDMQDKIKGKMTMQEYNMLQEEEDDEDFLQHYRLQRIEEMRRQLCRGKRFAQVYELNSGEDFLEALDREDQSILVMIHIYEPDVPGCEAMRGSLMCLAQEYPLVKFCSVRSSAISTSALFKESALPALLVYKGGDLIGNFVRVTDQLGEDFFAVDLEALLQEYGLLPDKARIVPKTVRNGAIVQNNVSDEDSDLDID